From Actinosynnema mirum DSM 43827, a single genomic window includes:
- a CDS encoding oxidoreductase yields the protein MTTFSASDLPDLTGRTAVVTGANSGIGRVTARVLAARGARVVLAVRSTAKGREAASTMPGSTEVRELDLADLASVRAFADGFGDQVDLLVNNAGLMTPPLNRTADGFESQFGTNHLGHFALTNLLLPRITGRVVTVSSGAHRAGKIDFADLNWERKPYRAMAAYGQSKLANLLFSAELQRRLTAVGSPVLATSAHPGLAATNLFRPQGGDNPLNRLVNAGVRAVGQTDEGGAQATLHAALATVPGNAFSGPSGALGKGAPKLVGRSKAAQDAELARRLWTVSEELTGVTFPLPLKSA from the coding sequence GTGACTACATTCTCTGCCTCGGACCTCCCCGACCTGACCGGCCGCACCGCCGTCGTCACCGGGGCCAACAGCGGCATCGGCCGCGTCACCGCCCGCGTCCTCGCGGCCAGGGGCGCGCGCGTGGTGCTCGCCGTGCGCAGCACCGCCAAGGGGCGGGAGGCCGCCTCGACCATGCCGGGGAGCACCGAGGTCCGCGAGTTGGACCTGGCGGACCTGGCCTCGGTCCGGGCGTTCGCCGACGGCTTCGGCGACCAGGTCGACCTGCTGGTCAACAACGCCGGCCTGATGACCCCGCCGCTCAACCGCACCGCCGACGGCTTCGAGTCCCAGTTCGGCACCAACCACCTCGGCCACTTCGCGCTGACGAACCTGCTGCTGCCGAGGATCACCGGGCGCGTGGTCACCGTGTCGTCGGGCGCGCACCGCGCCGGGAAGATCGACTTCGCCGACCTGAACTGGGAGCGCAAGCCCTACCGCGCCATGGCCGCCTACGGCCAGTCCAAGCTCGCGAACCTGCTGTTCAGCGCCGAGCTCCAGCGCAGGCTCACCGCCGTCGGCTCCCCGGTGCTGGCCACCAGCGCCCACCCCGGCCTCGCCGCGACCAACCTGTTCCGCCCGCAGGGCGGGGACAACCCGCTGAACCGGCTCGTCAACGCCGGTGTGCGGGCGGTCGGCCAGACCGACGAGGGCGGCGCGCAGGCGACCCTGCACGCGGCGCTGGCCACCGTCCCCGGCAACGCGTTCTCCGGGCCGAGCGGCGCGCTGGGCAAGGGCGCGCCCAAGCTGGTCGGCCGGTCCAAGGCGGCGCAGGACGCGGAGCTGGCCCGCAGGCTGTGGACGGTCTCCGAGGAGCTGACCGGGGTCACCTTCCCGCTGCCGCTCAAGTCCGCCTAG
- a CDS encoding 8-amino-7-oxononanoate synthase, with product MTEHTGESVFDWIDARAEARAEAGLTRRVRPRAASGGALDLAGNDYLGLARDKRVVGAAAAASMRWGAGSTGSRLVTGSTELHTELEYELANFCGAQAALVFSSGYAANLGALTALSGPGTAIVADQHIHASLIDGCKLSRADVVVAGHRDLPQVTRALSTRGERRGLVVTDSVFSVDGDTAPLAELAAVCREHGAGLVVDDAHGLGVVGDGGRGAVHAAGLAKSPDVVTTVTLSKALGAQGGAVLGPGRVIRHLVDTARTFIFDTGLAPGSAAAALASLKALKEEPERPERVREAARRLSERLRERGFRASEPSAAVVSVLAPSPEVAVAWAEACRERGVLVGCFRPPSVPDQVSRLRLTARADLSEADLARAVEVIAEAGASAGAGSRPR from the coding sequence GTGACGGAGCACACCGGGGAGTCGGTATTCGACTGGATCGACGCGCGCGCCGAGGCTCGGGCCGAGGCCGGGCTCACCCGGCGGGTGCGGCCACGCGCGGCGTCCGGCGGGGCGCTCGACCTGGCGGGCAACGACTACCTCGGGCTCGCCAGGGACAAGCGGGTCGTGGGCGCGGCAGCCGCCGCGTCGATGCGCTGGGGCGCGGGCTCGACCGGGTCGCGGCTGGTCACCGGCTCCACCGAGCTGCACACCGAGCTGGAGTACGAGCTGGCGAACTTCTGCGGCGCGCAGGCGGCGCTGGTGTTCTCCTCCGGGTACGCGGCGAACCTGGGCGCGCTGACCGCCCTGTCCGGGCCGGGCACGGCGATCGTGGCCGACCAGCACATCCACGCCTCGCTGATCGACGGCTGCAAGCTCTCGCGCGCGGACGTGGTGGTGGCCGGGCACCGCGACCTGCCGCAGGTCACGCGCGCGCTGTCCACGCGCGGCGAGCGGCGCGGGCTCGTGGTGACCGACTCGGTGTTCTCCGTGGACGGCGACACCGCGCCGCTGGCCGAGCTGGCGGCGGTCTGCCGGGAGCACGGGGCCGGGCTGGTGGTGGACGACGCGCACGGGCTGGGCGTGGTCGGCGACGGCGGGCGCGGCGCGGTGCACGCGGCGGGGCTGGCGAAGTCCCCGGACGTGGTGACGACGGTGACGCTGTCGAAGGCGCTGGGCGCGCAGGGCGGCGCGGTGCTGGGGCCGGGCCGGGTGATCCGGCACCTGGTGGACACCGCGCGCACGTTCATCTTCGACACCGGTCTCGCGCCGGGCAGCGCGGCGGCGGCGCTGGCGTCCCTGAAGGCGCTCAAGGAGGAGCCGGAGCGCCCCGAGCGGGTGCGCGAGGCGGCCCGCCGGCTGTCGGAGCGGTTGCGGGAGCGGGGTTTCCGGGCCAGCGAGCCGAGCGCGGCGGTGGTGTCGGTGCTCGCGCCGTCGCCGGAGGTCGCGGTGGCGTGGGCCGAGGCGTGCCGGGAGCGGGGCGTGCTGGTCGGGTGCTTCCGGCCGCCGTCGGTTCCGGACCAGGTGTCGCGGCTGCGGTTGACCGCGCGCGCCGACCTGTCCGAGGCGGACCTGGCGCGCGCGGTCGAGGTCATCGCCGAGGCCGGCGCATCCGCAGGTGCGGGATCCCGTCCTCGATGA
- a CDS encoding TetR/AcrR family transcriptional regulator, which yields MTVDDRPYHHGRLREALLDAAWRSVREHGAEQLSLRELAREVGVSHAAPRRHFPDRQALLDALAIAGFERMDVELRTAVAGAGADYRDRLVAATRAYFRFAVDDPALLELMYTGKHRPGADAVVAAVAAPLGLLEAMLAEGRERGELGDGDPERIGVLMFATVHGLAAMVKGRMVDREVAGGLVDDAVVRFLTGGVPSAAGAPGAADAQGAAGGALWTCPRP from the coding sequence GTGACCGTTGACGACCGCCCCTACCACCACGGGAGGCTCCGCGAGGCCCTGCTCGACGCCGCCTGGCGCAGCGTGCGGGAGCACGGCGCGGAGCAGCTCTCGCTCCGCGAGCTGGCCAGGGAGGTCGGGGTCAGCCACGCCGCGCCGCGCAGGCACTTCCCCGACCGGCAGGCCCTGCTCGACGCGCTCGCGATCGCCGGGTTCGAGCGGATGGACGTCGAACTGCGCACCGCCGTGGCGGGCGCGGGCGCGGACTACCGGGACCGGCTGGTCGCCGCCACGCGCGCCTACTTCCGGTTCGCGGTGGACGACCCGGCGCTGCTGGAGCTGATGTACACCGGCAAGCACCGGCCGGGCGCGGACGCGGTCGTCGCCGCCGTGGCGGCCCCGCTGGGACTGCTGGAGGCGATGCTCGCCGAGGGGCGGGAGCGGGGCGAGCTGGGCGACGGGGACCCGGAGCGGATCGGCGTGCTGATGTTCGCGACCGTGCACGGGCTCGCCGCCATGGTGAAGGGCCGGATGGTCGACCGGGAGGTCGCGGGCGGGCTGGTGGACGACGCGGTGGTGCGGTTCCTCACCGGCGGCGTCCCGAGCGCGGCGGGCGCACCCGGCGCGGCGGACGCCCAGGGCGCGGCGGGTGGCGCGCTGTGGACCTGCCCCCGGCCCTGA